Within the Arachis duranensis cultivar V14167 chromosome 10, aradu.V14167.gnm2.J7QH, whole genome shotgun sequence genome, the region TATGGGCTTTGTCAACATCTGAAATTTTACGGTGTGAAGGCAAGTACTCAACAAACTTGGCAGGTAGAAGATCATGGTTGTGATTGTCCACAAAACGTGACACGTACCATTTTCCGGTGCTATCTCTTGATTTTATCCGCATCTCAGCTGGACACCCACACCTAGTAACAACCTTATGCTCCCTTTTACGATGATGCATCTGAAGCCATTTTTTATCTCTAAAGCCTTCGCGGTTGCACAGATAAGTGAATTGCACAAATTCacctttcttgtttcttattttcttcccttGTCGGATACCAAAACCTCTCACACGGCTGTACTCCTCGTACAAATGTGCAGCCTGCTTAGGATCACTAAACTCTATCTGTATAATATCATCGGCAGTTAAAGAAATTCCTTTAACAGACATGTTGTCATTATCCTGCGTCTGCTTCAATGCTGCACCACCAGTTGTCTCAGCATATTCCATTCCCATGTCTAATGTCACGTCCTGCACATATACGAATTAAACCAAAAAAACTCATTAGGAGTTAATTATTCTAAAACCAAATACATTGTCACACATTTAATTAGATAACATTcgatttataaataattatgacATGCACCTCTGAATAGCCACCACTATCCACCGTCTGACTGAGCCAATCAAATGCATCTGAAATGCCCCCAACATTATCAACTACAGTTGTCGGACTATTATCCATTTTCTTGCACAGTGCCTTCCCCTGCCTCCGACCAATGTCCAACGATATGATCTAGCTTCTTTCAGTTTTCTCTTTTAACATACATGTAAATTCACAATATGTTGAGACGTTAATTGCTTATGCATAATTATCATTTCCATTATAAAAGCAACTCCAACATTGTCAGTATCACTTTTGACTTTCTTAATGattgaaataatttaaaattaaaattttcttttcatatatTTTCGAAATCATACTTGTATAAGTAACAAGAGACCCTATCACTTTGATGATAGATCTTTCAAATGCTACAATTTCCATTAAACTCATTAATTGAACTTCAAAACATTATTATTGTAAAGTTGTTATAACGAAGactcaatcaaaatatattcaaTATATATTACATGTACTCAGTTgtattctaataatttattattctattttttttatcatcttcatattcatttggtaaaaaaaaaataaatccaaatCTATTTAACTCAAACTCTTTTCTTAActatttacaaaattaaaaagtttccTCCCAAAACAAATGCACAAAATTTTTATTCCTCACAtccattaaattaaaatttttcaattgaattttttttaatccaatGGGACAAAATTATAatacttattttctttttcaatttcaagTCCTATCCAATTTACAAGTTgtattttctcaaataatcaaaattcaGAATCACCTTCATTTTCTTTATCTACCCCCGTTTAATCCAATAGTCAAAAATATGAGTACACCAGCTAATACATTTCAAATTAAAGCTGTTGAAATTTGTCTAATCCATCAATCCAAACTACAATTGAATTAACACAGTACACAATATTTAGAATTTTCTCACAATGAAGATTTAGCAGCtattgattaattaaaattatttaaaataactataaataattttaatttaaattcaactGAGACAAGCATTACGGTAACAAATCTTAAATTTAGTTTATCCCtcaatttttatgataaatagTCTCACAAATAATTATGTGACACTTTGTAAGATGCAAAATAAACTCAAACTAAAGTATTGCAAATTCTCTAAATATCaacatttctaatattttcataaatatcATTATTTCTAAATCAACCTATGCATGCCGTCTTCATtggtattaaaataaaaatcacagATCTAATTTCAGAGCTAATACATGAAATAAACAAATCAGATCTTTATACCACTTCATAACTGTTCTATTTATACAATCCACTATTAAAAAATACCTCCATGACTGCAATACACTTTTCAAATACCCCAAACtactaaaaaatacaaaactaagCAAGTCAAACTACTTCTAAAATAACCCCAATAGCCACAACACTAGTACAATATCAGGCTAAAACATGACTCACACATTGTTCTATTATCAATTCAGCCTATGGCCATAAAACCAATTGCTCAAtgcaaacaccaaacttaacactTCAAATCCAAACAGTATACCTGAAAATGAAGTTTTTCACATTCATATCTTATTCCCATTAAACAACTCTCTTACAGGAAAAACCTAACCCCAAAAATACCGTTCATACAACAactaaatttctaaaaaaataccCAATATAACAGAAAAATTAACTACATTCATCATTTCTCATGACCATTTATTTGCCTTACTAACCTTGAATCGCCAAGCATCACACTAAATTTTTTCTGGTTTGAATAATATCCCACTCCTCAGATAACATTGCCGGATCGGTAATATTTTTTCCTAATAGCATTCTCACCTTCCGATCCATGGCCAAACACAAGTATCCTTGAAATCATCATCTATCTTTTTCAATAAACTCACTCTGACACCACTCTAAAACTGAGTACAGCGCGCTCACAAGGGAATTTCATTctttattaaatatgtatatttGTTAGAGAAGCCTTGCCGAGCCAATTAACTCATTTATCACTAAACAATGTTACCAGCTGACCAAATAAGACTTTTCCACTACACATTGAAAGGACCAAATGgtaatttcttattttcctaAACGACAAAGTTAACCGGTTGACCTGTCCGTCAGATACAGTAGAATAGGtgataatttttctaatatattacATTAAATTACATTATGTATTGAAACGAATAGAAAGCAGATACACATTAATCTTGTCTTTTCTCGAAGAGTGTTAGAGGTCagcaatttttgtatttataattattaattggccatcaataatatttttaatggtgtaaaATTATATTCAATGATAAAAGATTACTCacttttatttatgattaagTGCTGaccacaaaatataaaaattattggtTCTCTAGATTTTTTCTTCTCCCCTCTATCCCATAACAAAGTCAGAGATAATTTGCTTCGATGCATAACAGAATAATCACCCACTTTAATCGAGTTAGAACTTGACCCAGAAAAAAATTTCTCGAGTTAGAGGAAGACGAATTCAAGTGATAGTTTGTAATAATACGAATATACGATGGCTGAATGCCTAAAAGTGCGGCTGCAGGTACCTTCTCTTTTTTGACCTTAGACCTCTATAATAAGATTAGATTTACATAATATAAGATTAGATTTATAATATAGCTTTTATGGACCCCTCGCCTAAGTATCAGTTTGTGGCACTGCTCCTGGTGCCTGCTCCTGTGCGTTGTAgtttttttcatctaaaaaaGCATAGCTTACGATCTTTTTTGGTAGCTGTTACTTTGAAAATTCACTTTCTACGCCGAAATTATGGACCATACTTCCTAAATTgttgaaaatattattattgcgTTTCAAAGTTTCATGGCTGCGTTAAATAAAATTCGATAGACTTCTCGAGATCCAAAAGTAACATTAATCTATACTTATCATTTATCAAGTGTCCGTTNNNNNNNNNNNNNNNNNNNNNNNNNNNNNNNNNNNNNNNNNGgctcataataataataataataataataataataataataataataataattaatcaacCACCCACACATGATGCTATTtattaaagaattaaaaaagtAGCAATAATGAGTGTTGCATGGCCCCAATTTGCGCCAACAGATTTTGGACACAGGATATTCAATGTTTGTTTGGAAGCAAAGCACAGAATAATAGTGTGGCGAGCGACAGTGCACTCAAATTATGTACCGGAATCTATAAAGtacgaattttttttatttgtcgtGTTTGCATTCCGATAAATTTCGGATATGATATTTATTGATGCTTATTTAatacacatatttttttatgtttaactatattttaataaaaaataaaatatttttttaaataaacttaaatatatttaaatattatNNNNNNNNNNNNNNNNNNNNNNNNNNNNNNNNNNNNNNNNNNNNNNNNNNNNNCATGCTTTGGAATTATTGTTGGAATGAAAAACTGATTTTGAGATTAATTAAAGTAAGGGAGTAAGTACAATCAATATCTCCCAAGTCTTTGGGCCCTTTTGTGTCCATTGAAACCAAAAGTCCCATCATCTTAGAATTTTATACCATCCTCAACCTGTCCGCATACAATGCTATTGCCCCCATTTGCATTGTTTTACTAATTTAGAGAGtgtgaaaacaataaaattgcaaagtacttaaaatattttgtctATACCGAATGAAACAAAcggttaatattttattttttatataaaaatattatatatatacaaaNNNNNNNNNNNNNNNNNNNNNNNNNNNNNNNNNNNNNNNNNNNNNNNNNNNNNNNNNNTTTGTAATTTTaaagaaattcaattttttaaagaattaaggatttgaaatttataatttataatttatgattaaaactatattatttaggaaataaaattaaaataaataaaataattttttttaaaatgactgatataaactaattaaaaattacctccctattgctcttttttcttttaaattcaaaatagcTATAATTTGTATTGGGTTGGGTCAGAGACATGTGGTTCACCAATCTGGTCCACAAACATGCACTAAACACCAACACTAGAGCCTTCAGAAGGTGGGCCAATCACCACTCACACACTGTCATGCATATACCTTGCCTGCttgtttggaaaaaaaaaaaggttattaTGTTGAGTTAAATCACTACATCACTATATATATTTCTATAAATAAAAGAGTGGAATCGAATTTTTCTATCGTTGAAGGAGAAaataacaaagaagaaaaaaccaaaagaacataataaacaaaaaagaaaaaaaaaaggtagagAAAAAGGAACTTGTCCTTTGAAATCATTAATAATACAGTTGGTGCCCCCAATTCATTCAAACTACAAGgctaaaaatcaaaagaagcaTTGATGAGTGAGAGCCTCGTATCATGAGGATGTGACTCCAATTTGTTTCACAGATAAAGTTCCTCCAATAGCCTTATCAATGAGACCGTAGAAATGGATGCGTCAAAGTTGAAAGAGATATGCCTACCAAAATAATCTAATCTAATCTAAATTATATACCCCACTAGTTTCTCATGATTTCAATGTATGTTGTACCATATAGCATTATTTCATATACTAACATAACATCAACATGATTAGGTATCCATTCATCATCGTTTTACCAACATTACCTGTCACAAGATAAATAGATACTATAACCTGTTCGGTATAGGTTGTTCCTTTTTACCTATCATGAATATGCcggctttttttaatttaaataaaaaaatttatttatcaatttaaatcgagatacaaaaatttatcaatttgtatatttaatattatttttatcgtcgataaatataaaaacaaatattaaaaagcGTATACAGTtataactaacaaaaaataaatattaaatgagataagttttgactattttttttttctaacattACCGTTACTTAAATAGCACAATATGTAAATGGAAGAATATGGTTGGTTGATGATATCAATTATTTCTCATGTATCCATCTATTTattgaaaaggaataaaaatggTACCGATGGTGGGGCAATTTCAGTGGTGGCCAATACATTGTTCCAGTTGCCAAATCAACCAAACATTTTAAtactgagacagagactgagagactgagattcagtattgtgtttgttagttcagagactggtactaaaatttctgtctctgtctctaaaatttcagtatttcagtacctccaaaaagtagggacacaggggactgaaatttttagagatggaaactgaaactttaataacattttatacctaaaatactttcattttaattaattaattccaatttcaccctttgtgcaaattaaattagagttttattcttgtttcaattcctgtctcttattttacaccaaacagaatactgagatttatttcaatcctGTCTCTTAGTTTCTGTCTCTCAGTATCAGTCTTTCcgtctctgtctctccaccaaacgctaccataatttcagtatttcagtacctccaaaaagcaGGGACACaggagactgaaatttttagagatagagactgaaactttaataacattttatacctaaaatactttcatttcaattaattaattctaattttacccTTTTCAGTCTCTCAATCTCAgtctttctgtctctgtctctccaccaaacacGTAATGTGCACATATAGCtacattattatttaataataattaataaacataaCATAAAACAAATCCAAACTAAAGCATACAAAATTAGATGTTGCACTTGCAGCTAAATCAGATGTTTTCCATTTACATAGAGAGAGTAATTTGGACAGCACATTGGGAAACGCACTTTGTGTTATACACTTTATTGgcataacttttcttttctaattctAAGCATGTGcgaaaataaaaatgacattaaatatacaaattagtaaatttttatttaaattaatcaataaaaaaaatttacttataaataaaaaagtctgAATATGCTCGAAAATTTGGTTTATggagattattattattctaaacAAATATAGCCAAGAAAGTGACTGTTTATGtcaaatcaaatataatttttaattggatAATCATGTCATTATCTTTTGAGTAGCCCAATAAGTTCGTAAGTATATTCTAACATATACATGTTTGAATCTACATCCATAAGACCGGAAAATAGTAGCAGTTGATTACAACTagagaaacaaataaataaatttaatctaTAATGAATGTAATGGCTCCTATAATAATTACTTCATTGAGCAGATTCAAAACATCTAAGCATCatgaaaaaatatcattaactTTAACGGTTAATCAGGTAGAGCTTCATTCTCATCTATGTAATACGAACAAAAGAGTAAAAcctaaaactattttatatcaatgttagaaagtaaattatttttcttttagtatcagtcaattttttgtttaaaataactttatttattctaaattttaagttttaaattttaaattataaattataaaccgTAAATTCTCCAAACAATTTAAGtgttagaattaaaaaaaaagctaatattttagtttctccaattttatcttgatatatatttgttttaaattaaggGTTAAGCTAGGTAATCAATGACTTTtttgaacaatatgaacaaacatcaatcaaataaaaatacattacatttttaaattatccacctaaattttaatattaaaataatcatcctaataaaataaacatctgATGTAtctattattcatattatttaatattttttttatttacctaTACTCTTCCTTAAATTAAAGTACGTAAACtagaaaattaacaacaataacataatTTCTATAATCTCAAGCTAAGTAAGTTCATAGTTTATGAGGGccagaaggcccaaaactgagTATTAAATCCCCCGGGGTGACAATAATCATATATAATTACAAAGTATATATGTGGTATACAAATACTGCACAGCAACAACAATGTGATCAATACAATAAGACCCCACAAAACTAACTAAATACTgcttgatttaatttattaattaattattattcacaATGGATCTAcagattgttgattgttgttcatAGTTTGTTGTTTGATTCCTGATTCCACTTGGATCTCAACAACTTGAGAAGCATCCTGGCCTTGGTCTTGGTTTTGTTACCACACTGACTCTGAAGAAGGAAAAGCAACTGAGTCAAGATCCCAGCTCCAATGGCTTCCTCTCTTGCAACCCCATAATCACGACAAATTACCAAAAGCACCCCAACAGCAACCTCACTACAGCAATACTCTTGGTTGTTGCAAACCCTGAACACCATCTTCACCACCGTTTGAATACCACTCGGGTGGTTCACCACTCCCACTTTCCCACTCTCTAACACCACAAGCTTCTCTATTATCCCCATTGCCATTGGAGCCAAATTCTTCTGCAACTTGTCAGATCCCGACATGTATGCTATCACTCCATCAATTGCTCCTCCTCTCACCAAACTCTCTCTGTTCGATTGCAAGCTGCATAATGCTGACATGGCTTTGATTCCTGCTTTAGATGACTCTTCCTCCTGGATTTCGCGAGCTAGTCTCACAATCTCTTCTATCACCTTCCGTGAATTTCCAAGCACGTGACATAACTCTTGCGTTTGTGTTGATGTTGCGGTTGAATCTATGAGATGGCACAAGCtagttttggttttggttgttccCTTTTCCAATAACGAAACAAACGTTGATAGCTTCGACTCGTCTTTGATCATGTTCAGCGGATCCAAATTCACGAGAGGAAGCAACTTTACGATGCAAGAAAGCGCCAGCTCTGTGAATTCCATGGATCTTGTTTCAAAAACAAGTTGTAATAGAAGCGTCAAATAGCTCAGTTGGTTAAAGCATGAGCGCTTAAAGGAGCAGTACTCGTCGGAGAGTAGTTGAATCTTGTGGAGTGCTTGTAACTTGTGGTCCAAGGAGGAGTCAGGAGACTGGAGAGCGTGTTTGAGGCTGGTCAAGTAATCGATTGTTGCGGAGTTTCCAGGGTGGAATTGGTGGCCAAGTTGGAGCCACTGGTCGATCAAGTGGCGGAGAGTGTGGTTGGGAACAATGGAAGGATCGTGAAGCTTCTGCATTGTGACTGGGCAAGTGAGGTTACCAGCAGAAAGCCATTTTTCAATGCTTGATCTGTCATAGGTTTGGCCTGTGCATAGTGTCACTGGATCTTCCAACAAGTCTAAGCTTATTGGGCATCTGAACAAGTGTGGAATCGTGATTTCAATTCGGGCCTCGTTCATGGAAGAAGAGAATAAGCAAACTTGTTATATCTGTAATGGAACTTCAGATTCAGAGTGACAGAAAAATCAAAAGTGGAGTGATGTTGGAAGCCTTAAAGCTAAGTTTGAAAAGCATATTCTTGAGGCACTAATGACACTATGTTTATGCCTATATCAGAAAGTAGAaaacttctttctttctttcttttctttctgcTTTGGTTATTAGAGAGAGCAGAGGAAGAAATAGAAAGTGAAGTGGTGAGTGAGTGGAAGTAAATATAATGGGATATTATTATATGGTGCTTTGGTGGGAGAGGACTCAGAAATGGACCATTGCATCAATTGAGGAAGTGATATATACATACATGTATATGGGggctaaataaagaaaattaatatttatatttattatattaattataaagttAACAAGGTGGACTGACTTACATTTACATACATTCCAAATTGGATGGAGGGGAAGGGAAGAAAAGAGAATTGCAGTGTGGGAAGTTTCTTCTTTAAGCTTTGGAGTTCTTCTCTTCCTGACAGAAAAGACAGTGGAGATAGAGTAatagaaagaagaataaaaagtgCAATCTTAGTTGGAAAAAATAACATGAGGGAGAGAGAGGTCCAAGAAACACAATACCTTATCCTAGTGAAAGAAAGAAACTAGAGGGAGGGTGgcaactataataataataataattagtggGAATGGTCCCTACCAGCTTACTATACCACTCTCTATCAATCCAGTCAAACTGACCCACCAAAAGggaaaattatttgtttatgtCTTTCAAGTTTGAATTCATGACTATGAGTTGAGGAAGCAATGCAAACAACTGTTGtgccttttattttatttcttggtTGGGGTGGGGACTGAGCCTAATAGAAATGAATAGGGTTTTGATATGAGATGGGTTATTGTATTAGATTgagttaatatataaatttttatcattaatagtGTTAGAAAGGGTAAGAGATAGTAGTAGAAAAAAGATTCGtatgtattttaattatgtaaaatgaGATAATATAGAGGGTATTTATAGAtgttaagaaaattaaaataataaagatgtaatattttataataaatatttagatatattaaataatgttaattgatttaattaattctaattatattttaacaaataaaatgagAATGAATGAGCGAATTGTTTAAttagtaattgattttttatgtcTTATTTAAGTTTCAGACTatgtatttaattatgttttccCTCTGAATACTATTTAGttataattcatatttttgctgttttcctaagaaaatcatttacaaattatcactaaatgtgacacttatattatatcaatttatatttcattaaaaaaaagttacctCTTTTTGGGTTATTATTTGCTTGGTACTGTGTTTAATAGAGGGAGGGGCTGAATTTAATGATAGTCATAAGTCTCATGAGAGGAGCAATAATAAGATACCACTAGTTTAGATGGTTGGATATTTATTGTAGCTCAAATTCAATATTGCATGATAGGAATATTCTATCTTGCATGTTCTTATCTTATAACTTACTTCCCTGAACTTAACAGTGcagttaaaaattgaaatttggtTCAGCCATCAATTTCGGATATATTATAAGTACCATATTGATGGAGCCTAATAATTCCCAAAATTGATCTTGAAGAAATATATATACACGGCTTGTTGCACGGTGTCAAATTATGATGAATATAATTATCAATGTCATATCAAATATCATATAGCATCGCATCATTTCAGTTTACCTCAAGTTGGTTAGTTGCTTTTGTATGTCCTTTACtcattacaaaaaaattagaaaagaaaaataggatAAAGAGGTAGCTTCACTAAGAATTgttcactttttttctttttcatcatagGTGGAGATTGAAAAGTCTTTTcctttgataaaatatttacgAGAATTccataactttaattttattttctttttcataaacTTACAATTGAAAAACAGTTACACCTATTTTGTTATTTCTCATGAGTATCACCAGTGAGAATCTACTGAaaaatgtattttctttttaacgtgtttaattttaattataaaaaaaagagacttTGACTGTATAGCTTGGATGGGATGCCAAACAAGGACAGATCCAGAAAGTTTAGTATAAAAGGGtcgaattttaaataaatattttttcattccataaaaataattaacatatagttattagagttagttttttaaaaaatttatcaatatatatatatatatatataattataattttttttcacaattttatttttaatatgatagttacataaaaaatataacaatatcaatagtacattataaaattataaagtaccAATAATTTATAACGTGTTTAGTTAAAAATGATCAcatatcttattaattaaaattaattctttcaaaagattttaaaaatttacaaataaatgataaattattaattatttgaaagaCACAATACCTTTATAGAATACAAgatataagatatttttataaaattttttctttcaacaacataaatttagaagaaaaataagtatttttataagaaaagaatATCTAAAGTACATAATGTAATTACCAAAATATAACTACgtaagttattattaatataataatataaattttaaatatgttaatataaaataaacaaataacttttttaaaataaatatagagattattatataaaaactaatttgaaagTTACAAAGACACGAGGGtatgatattaaattagttaagtgaaaaatattagtgaattaAACAATTAAGACATAAATCTatcacataataaaaaataatacatataaaaatattaaattatataatattttttatttttttaaatatatatctcatatataaatataatttctaaaaattttggaGACCGATACTACTACTCGTCCCCTCTAAATCCGTCCTGTGACATGCCACATTAAACTTGTTAAGGGATCACATTCAATAGTCAA harbors:
- the LOC107470502 gene encoding U-box domain-containing protein 25-like, whose protein sequence is MNEARIEITIPHLFRCPISLDLLEDPVTLCTGQTYDRSSIEKWLSAGNLTCPVTMQKLHDPSIVPNHTLRHLIDQWLQLGHQFHPGNSATIDYLTSLKHALQSPDSSLDHKLQALHKIQLLSDEYCSFKRSCFNQLSYLTLLLQLVFETRSMEFTELALSCIVKLLPLVNLDPLNMIKDESKLSTFVSLLEKGTTKTKTSLCHLIDSTATSTQTQELCHVLGNSRKVIEEIVRLAREIQEEESSKAGIKAMSALCSLQSNRESLVRGGAIDGVIAYMSGSDKLQKNLAPMAMGIIEKLVVLESGKVGVVNHPSGIQTVVKMVFRVCNNQEYCCSEVAVGVLLVICRDYGVAREEAIGAGILTQLLFLLQSQCGNKTKTKARMLLKLLRSKWNQESNNKL